From the candidate division WOR-3 bacterium genome, one window contains:
- a CDS encoding glycerophosphodiester phosphodiesterase family protein — MMIIGHKGAAGYAPENTILSFQKAIEIGCKVVELDVRLSKDGEVVVFHDEEVSRVTDGEGFVREMSLIELKKLNCGEGQKIPTLQDVIDFCKGRMDLLIELKAPGTPKKVNQIIVKNNFEKNVTIISFYPELLMEIKELNPSLKLGLLLEEYLEKLWILTEEIPVDFILPEERIVTKEIVEKAHILKKKVFAFTVNREDLANKLFSLGVDGIITDFPGLFLLKTKAVNHNDNF; from the coding sequence ATGATGATAATTGGCCATAAGGGTGCAGCAGGTTATGCGCCAGAAAATACAATACTTTCTTTTCAAAAAGCTATTGAAATTGGTTGTAAGGTGGTTGAACTGGATGTGAGATTGTCTAAGGACGGAGAAGTTGTTGTGTTTCATGATGAAGAAGTTTCTCGGGTTACTGACGGGGAAGGATTTGTTAGAGAGATGAGTTTAATTGAATTAAAAAAATTGAATTGTGGAGAAGGTCAAAAAATTCCAACCTTACAGGATGTTATTGATTTTTGTAAAGGGAGGATGGATCTTCTTATAGAGTTAAAAGCTCCAGGTACTCCAAAGAAGGTGAATCAAATAATCGTTAAAAATAATTTTGAAAAAAATGTAACTATAATTTCCTTTTATCCTGAGTTGTTAATGGAAATAAAGGAACTGAATCCCTCTTTAAAGCTTGGTCTACTACTTGAAGAATATTTAGAGAAATTATGGATTTTGACAGAGGAAATACCTGTTGATTTTATTCTTCCTGAGGAAAGAATTGTAACAAAAGAAATTGTTGAAAAAGCTCATATTTTGAAAAAAAAGGTTTTTGCTTTTACTGTTAATAGGGAAGATCTCGCTAATAAGCTTTTTTCTTTAGGAGTTGATGGAATTATAACGGATTTTCCAGGTTTATTTCTTCTGAAAACTAAGGCGGTGAACCATAATGACAATTTTTGA
- a CDS encoding undecaprenyl-diphosphate phosphatase, whose product MTIFEAVIVAIVEGLTEFLPISSTGHMILTSAALGIKNNEFLKTFGIFIQIGAIMAIVLIYAKRFLKSLEIYKKLFIAFIPTIIGGFLSYKFIKSYLFNPLVVSISLILGGIILIVVDKKVEGKVSKYDELENIPLKNSFFIGLIQCISMVPGVSRAGATIVGGVFNGFDKKQATEFSFLLAVPTMFAAAGYDLLRTPLEFNVEEILLLGIGLGTAFIFAWIAVKGFLAFVKRYGFAYFGWYRILIGALFLILILKKVI is encoded by the coding sequence ATGACAATTTTTGAAGCGGTTATTGTTGCAATTGTTGAAGGACTTACAGAATTTTTGCCCATCTCCTCTACAGGCCATATGATATTAACTTCCGCAGCATTAGGGATAAAAAATAATGAATTTTTAAAGACCTTTGGGATATTCATTCAGATAGGAGCAATAATGGCGATTGTTTTGATATATGCAAAGCGATTTTTAAAAAGTTTAGAGATATATAAAAAACTTTTTATTGCATTTATTCCAACAATAATTGGGGGTTTTCTGAGTTATAAATTCATAAAATCATATCTTTTTAACCCTCTTGTTGTCTCTATCTCGTTGATTTTAGGGGGAATTATTTTGATTGTTGTAGATAAGAAAGTAGAAGGCAAAGTTTCTAAATACGATGAACTTGAGAATATTCCTTTGAAAAACTCTTTTTTCATTGGACTTATTCAATGTATTTCAATGGTTCCGGGAGTTTCAAGAGCAGGTGCAACGATTGTAGGAGGTGTTTTTAATGGTTTTGATAAAAAACAGGCTACAGAATTTTCTTTTTTGCTTGCAGTGCCAACAATGTTTGCCGCAGCAGGTTATGATCTATTGAGGACCCCCTTAGAATTTAATGTTGAAGAAATATTACTTCTTGGAATTGGTCTTGGAACTGCTTTTATTTTCGCTTGGATTGCGGTGAAAGGTTTTCTTGCTTTTGTAAAGAGATATGGGTTCGCCTATTTTGGCTGGTATCGCATATTAATTGGAGCTTTATTTTTAATTCTTATCCTAAAAAAAGTTATCTAA
- the dapA gene encoding 4-hydroxy-tetrahydrodipicolinate synthase, with translation MFQGVFTAIVTPFNEDGSVCEEDLKRLVDFNIENGVTGIVPMGTTGESPTLSHEEHLRVIEVVCEHVNGRVPIIAGTGSNSTKEALYMTSKAKELGANASLQVAPYYNKPTQEGLYRHFKTIADEVDLPMFIYNIPGRTGVNIEPNTIAKLAEHPNIIGVKEASGSLPQMMDIIKNTPPEFIVLSGDDNLTLPLMAVGGKGVISVASNIVPDKMSKMVKAGLEGNFEEMRKLHYELLPLFKAEFIETNPIPIKTALAMKGMIKEVFRLPLCEMSAANKSKLKEVLINLGII, from the coding sequence ATGTTTCAAGGTGTTTTCACTGCAATAGTTACACCATTTAATGAAGATGGAAGTGTTTGCGAAGAAGATCTTAAGAGATTGGTGGATTTTAATATAGAAAATGGAGTCACCGGTATAGTTCCTATGGGAACAACGGGAGAATCTCCAACCCTTAGTCATGAAGAACACTTAAGGGTAATAGAAGTTGTTTGTGAACATGTAAATGGAAGAGTTCCAATTATAGCGGGAACAGGTTCAAACTCTACAAAAGAAGCTCTTTATATGACCTCAAAGGCTAAAGAATTAGGAGCAAATGCAAGTCTTCAAGTAGCCCCTTACTACAACAAACCCACCCAAGAAGGGCTTTATCGTCACTTTAAGACAATTGCTGATGAAGTTGATCTCCCAATGTTTATATACAATATCCCTGGAAGAACAGGGGTGAATATTGAACCTAACACAATAGCTAAATTGGCAGAGCATCCAAACATAATAGGAGTAAAAGAAGCCTCGGGAAGTCTTCCTCAGATGATGGACATTATAAAAAACACACCTCCCGAATTTATTGTTCTTTCAGGGGATGATAATTTAACTCTTCCTTTAATGGCTGTGGGTGGAAAAGGGGTAATCAGTGTTGCAAGTAATATTGTGCCTGATAAAATGAGTAAAATGGTAAAAGCTGGACTGGAAGGAAATTTTGAGGAAATGAGGAAACTCCATTACGAACTCTTACCACTTTTCAAGGCAGAATTTATAGAAACAAATCCAATTCCGATAAAAACAGCTCTGGCTATGAAAGGAATGATAAAAGAGGTCTTTAGGCTCCCACTTTGTGAAATGTCGGCGGCAAACAAAAGTAAACTCAAGGAAGTTTTGATAAATTTAGGGATAATATAG
- the dapB gene encoding 4-hydroxy-tetrahydrodipicolinate reductase, which yields MKIAIVGYGKMGELIEKLAKEQNFEVTSTIDPFVSSAKFKELNKESLFGANVAIDFSVPEAVPYNIEKYITYEINAVVGTTGWYEHLKEIQEKVEKSKIGVIWSGNFSLGVNIFFRMIRSAAELMDKFPIYDIMGFELHHKRKKDSPSGTMNMIGEILLDSVKRKKKIVTEKLDRKISEEEIHLASVRGGSIPGTHVIIFDSDVDTIELKHIARSREGFAVGALKAAEWINGKRGFFSIDDMMNEIIGG from the coding sequence ATGAAAATTGCAATAGTTGGATATGGCAAGATGGGTGAACTAATAGAGAAACTTGCAAAAGAGCAAAATTTTGAAGTAACTTCAACCATAGATCCCTTTGTTAGCTCTGCTAAATTTAAAGAATTAAATAAAGAATCCCTATTTGGAGCCAATGTTGCTATAGACTTTTCAGTTCCAGAAGCAGTCCCATATAACATTGAAAAGTATATTACTTATGAGATTAATGCTGTAGTAGGAACGACTGGTTGGTATGAGCATCTAAAGGAAATTCAAGAAAAAGTAGAAAAAAGTAAAATTGGAGTAATATGGTCAGGAAATTTTTCCCTTGGAGTTAATATATTCTTTAGAATGATAAGATCAGCTGCAGAATTAATGGATAAATTCCCTATTTATGATATAATGGGATTTGAGCTCCATCATAAAAGAAAAAAGGACAGTCCTTCTGGAACTATGAATATGATTGGGGAAATCCTTTTAGATTCTGTTAAAAGAAAGAAAAAAATAGTTACAGAAAAACTTGATAGAAAAATCTCGGAAGAAGAAATTCATCTCGCTTCAGTTAGAGGTGGAAGTATTCCTGGCACCCATGTGATTATTTTTGATAGTGATGTGGATACAATTGAATTAAAACATATTGCGAGAAGCAGAGAAGGGTTCGCAGTGGGTGCTTTAAAAGCAGCAGAATGGATAAACGGCAAAAGGGGATTTTTTAGTATTGATGATATGATGAATGAGATAATAGGAGGTTAA
- a CDS encoding glutamine synthetase family protein codes for MKEKEALSLLESGEVKAIRLWFTDILGRVKGFSISYKEAKRAIEEGINFDGSSIEGLVRIEESDLTAKPDLSSSYIFLDENGAKTIIFICDIYYPDGTPVESSPRYILKKIIEKVKKKSWDFFVGSELEFFYFSDKILQTRDTKGYFDVLPYDKYDEVSEKIVKILNNVGIEVEVTHHEVAENQHEIDLRYEEALKMADHIQVAKYVIKETAREKGVYATFMPKPIFGFNGSGLHLHQSFFSNGKNIFYDEKDAYRLSDIAKHYTAGLLKYAKEITAVTNQWVNSYKRLVPGYEAPVYVSWGRQNRSALIRVPSFKRPSSCRIEYRAPDPATNPYLSFAVMLGAGLRGIKEKILLPDPVEEDIYTLSWERREQLKIDVLPDSLYSAIQITEKSDLVKEIFGEIFFDKYIRNKKAEWENYRIQVTDYELEKYISL; via the coding sequence ATGAAGGAAAAAGAAGCTCTATCTTTATTGGAATCTGGAGAAGTAAAAGCAATTCGTTTGTGGTTTACTGACATTTTAGGAAGGGTAAAAGGATTTTCAATCAGCTATAAAGAAGCAAAGAGGGCAATTGAGGAAGGGATAAACTTTGATGGTTCTTCAATTGAAGGTCTTGTGAGAATTGAAGAATCAGATCTTACCGCAAAACCAGATCTCTCCTCTTCTTATATCTTCTTAGATGAAAACGGAGCAAAAACCATAATATTTATCTGCGATATATATTATCCAGATGGGACACCAGTAGAATCTTCTCCAAGATACATTCTTAAAAAAATTATAGAGAAAGTCAAAAAAAAGAGCTGGGATTTTTTTGTAGGCTCAGAACTTGAGTTTTTCTATTTTTCAGATAAAATCCTTCAAACTCGGGACACAAAAGGCTATTTTGATGTTCTTCCTTACGATAAATATGACGAAGTTTCAGAAAAGATTGTGAAAATTTTAAATAATGTAGGAATAGAAGTTGAGGTAACTCATCATGAAGTTGCAGAAAATCAACACGAAATAGATCTTAGATATGAAGAAGCTCTAAAGATGGCAGACCACATTCAGGTGGCAAAATACGTCATAAAGGAAACAGCAAGAGAGAAAGGAGTCTATGCAACATTTATGCCAAAACCTATTTTCGGATTTAACGGTTCAGGACTTCATCTCCATCAGTCTTTTTTCTCTAATGGCAAGAATATTTTTTATGATGAAAAAGACGCTTATCGGCTTTCGGACATCGCCAAGCATTACACAGCTGGGCTTTTAAAATATGCTAAAGAAATAACTGCTGTGACAAATCAATGGGTAAATTCATATAAGAGACTAGTCCCAGGATACGAAGCTCCAGTCTATGTATCTTGGGGTAGGCAAAATCGCTCTGCACTTATAAGAGTCCCGTCTTTTAAAAGGCCTTCTTCTTGTAGAATAGAATATAGAGCTCCAGATCCTGCGACAAATCCTTATCTTTCTTTTGCGGTTATGCTTGGAGCGGGTCTAAGAGGAATTAAGGAAAAAATTCTCTTACCAGATCCTGTAGAAGAGGACATTTATACTCTTTCCTGGGAAAGAAGGGAACAACTTAAAATTGATGTTTTACCTGACTCTCTTTATTCTGCAATCCAAATTACAGAGAAAAGCGATTTAGTTAAGGAAATTTTTGGAGAAATTTTTTTCGATAAATATATAAGAAACAAAAAGGCAGAATGGGAAAACTATAGAATCCAGGTAACAGATTACGAGCTTGAAAAGTATATATCTTTATAA
- a CDS encoding cyclophilin-like fold protein, with protein sequence METKRIKITSESIGEVYATLTDENPNTVRAFCLSLPIEGRANLWGEEIYFRIPVPVTKENGREVVEKGEIGIWVESPSFCIFFGKTPVSGENEIRAYSEVNIIGKIEGDPEVFKAVRQGEIIRVVKAK encoded by the coding sequence ATGGAAACAAAAAGGATTAAAATAACTTCTGAAAGTATAGGAGAGGTTTACGCTACCTTAACAGACGAAAATCCAAATACAGTCAGAGCCTTTTGTCTCTCTTTGCCTATTGAAGGAAGAGCAAATTTATGGGGAGAAGAAATATACTTTAGAATTCCTGTCCCTGTAACAAAAGAAAACGGAAGAGAGGTTGTAGAAAAAGGAGAAATAGGTATTTGGGTTGAAAGCCCTTCTTTTTGCATATTCTTCGGGAAAACTCCTGTAAGTGGTGAAAATGAAATTCGTGCTTATAGCGAAGTGAATATCATTGGGAAAATCGAAGGGGATCCTGAAGTTTTCAAAGCTGTTAGGCAGGGAGAGATTATAAGAGTTGTAAAGGCAAAATAA
- a CDS encoding DUF2007 domain-containing protein, with protein sequence MKPKNSKKKLNKNQKRRPTLRYIWSLLLRTNPQEGEIIRGKLESSGIKVRLEQEAIGKISGFTLNGLGETRVFVPKSRLKEAKKILQINF encoded by the coding sequence ATGAAACCAAAAAACTCTAAAAAGAAGCTTAATAAAAATCAAAAAAGAAGACCTACCCTTAGATATATCTGGAGTCTCCTTCTAAGAACAAATCCTCAGGAAGGAGAAATAATAAGGGGAAAATTAGAAAGCTCCGGTATAAAAGTTAGATTAGAACAGGAAGCCATTGGTAAAATTTCTGGGTTTACTTTAAACGGACTTGGAGAAACAAGGGTCTTTGTCCCTAAAAGTAGGTTAAAAGAAGCGAAGAAAATATTACAAATTAATTTTTGA
- a CDS encoding T9SS type A sorting domain-containing protein — translation MRSLLKLRVGVIYLFLFIFSKNLNGQNAVVINLDSTHQIIRGFGAANILPWRPDMTPSEIETAFGTGDGQLGFSILRIRIPYRESEFNLNVPTAKLAHSFGVNIIASPWTPPPEFKTNKSPVGGELLEDYYDDFAAHLDSFATYMAANEAPIYAISVQNEPDINVPYESCSWNASQMVKFIKENASSIGVKVMAPESYHFNKAFSDPILNDPDACANLDIVAGHIYGGGLEPYPLAEQKGKEVWMTEHLDTIFTWKAALLTGKEIHDCLVSGMSAYLWWYIVRFYGPISDGERNSGNKGEVTKRGFVMSQFSRFIRPGYLRIKCNDNPQNGIYVSAYKDSTSSTIVIVAINLSIYTKNLTFVFKNGAVKAFIPYVTSKTENCSPKNHIVVKNDSLNITLPEGSITTFVSSDSGIEEIVTTPSFKLFQNCPNPFSHLTEIKFEIPKSSFVSLKVYNLLGEEVAVIAEREFESGIHSVNFDASSLTNGLYFYTLKAGDLIDSKKLCIIK, via the coding sequence ATGAGAAGTTTATTAAAATTAAGGGTTGGGGTTATTTATTTATTTTTATTCATATTCTCTAAAAATCTCAACGGACAGAATGCGGTTGTAATAAACCTAGACAGCACACACCAAATAATAAGAGGTTTTGGTGCCGCAAATATCCTTCCCTGGAGACCAGATATGACTCCATCTGAAATCGAAACAGCTTTTGGAACAGGAGATGGCCAACTCGGATTTTCAATCCTTCGAATTCGGATTCCATATAGAGAGAGCGAATTCAACCTCAACGTTCCTACCGCCAAATTGGCACATTCTTTTGGTGTAAATATTATCGCATCCCCCTGGACACCACCTCCAGAGTTTAAAACAAACAAAAGTCCAGTTGGTGGTGAACTTTTAGAAGATTATTATGACGATTTTGCAGCTCATTTGGATTCATTTGCTACTTATATGGCAGCAAATGAAGCTCCAATATACGCTATATCAGTTCAAAATGAACCAGATATTAATGTTCCTTATGAGTCATGCAGTTGGAATGCTTCACAAATGGTGAAATTTATTAAAGAAAATGCTTCTTCAATTGGAGTCAAAGTAATGGCCCCAGAATCCTATCATTTCAATAAAGCATTTTCTGATCCTATCTTAAATGATCCAGATGCTTGTGCAAACTTAGATATTGTAGCAGGGCATATCTATGGGGGTGGTCTTGAACCATATCCTCTTGCCGAACAAAAGGGAAAGGAAGTATGGATGACAGAACATCTTGATACGATTTTCACCTGGAAAGCCGCTCTTCTAACAGGAAAAGAAATTCATGATTGCTTAGTTTCTGGAATGAGTGCTTATCTTTGGTGGTATATTGTGCGATTTTATGGTCCAATTAGCGATGGAGAAAGAAATAGCGGAAACAAGGGAGAGGTTACAAAGCGTGGATTCGTTATGTCGCAATTCTCCAGATTCATTCGCCCAGGATATCTGAGAATCAAATGCAATGATAACCCCCAAAATGGTATTTATGTTTCTGCTTATAAGGACAGCACCTCTTCAACTATAGTTATTGTTGCAATAAATCTTTCCATATATACAAAAAATCTAACATTTGTTTTTAAAAATGGCGCTGTAAAGGCATTTATACCTTATGTCACTTCTAAAACGGAAAACTGCTCCCCTAAGAACCATATAGTAGTAAAAAATGACAGTTTAAATATTACCTTACCAGAAGGGAGTATAACAACTTTCGTCTCCTCGGATTCAGGTATAGAAGAAATTGTAACTACGCCATCTTTCAAGTTATTCCAAAATTGTCCAAATCCATTTAGTCATTTAACAGAAATCAAATTCGAAATCCCAAAAAGTTCTTTTGTTTCTTTAAAAGTTTACAACCTTCTTGGGGAAGAAGTAGCTGTGATTGCAGAAAGAGAGTTTGAAAGCGGTATACATTCAGTAAATTTTGACGCTTCGTCTCTTACAAACGGACTCTATTTCTATACATTAAAAGCTGGGGATCTAATAGACTCTAAGAAATTGTGTATTATAAAATAG
- the rpsR gene encoding 30S ribosomal protein S18, with protein MSSKKVKNNCCFCKDGAEVIDYKNVELLNKFVSPSGKILSSRVTRVCPKHQRKLRREIMRAREIALMPYVRSLEW; from the coding sequence GTGTCAAGCAAGAAAGTAAAAAATAATTGTTGTTTTTGTAAGGATGGGGCAGAAGTGATTGATTACAAGAATGTAGAATTATTAAATAAGTTTGTTAGCCCTAGTGGTAAAATACTTTCTTCCAGGGTGACGAGGGTTTGTCCAAAGCATCAAAGAAAGCTAAGAAGGGAAATAATGAGGGCAAGAGAAATCGCTTTAATGCCTTATGTTAGATCTTTAGAGTGGTAG
- the rplI gene encoding 50S ribosomal protein L9 encodes MEVILIEDHPHLGERGKIVKVANGYARNYLIPKNIAIPNTPANRARIEAERKFEEVKYKKMVTLASEIKEKIEGKEFKIKVKAGKDGKLYGSVTKQDIVELLRKEGYEIDKKVIELDEAIKETGSYQIQLNLLKDVKTSINLIVEEDNSSKEEGDDRS; translated from the coding sequence ATGGAAGTTATTCTTATAGAAGATCATCCACATTTAGGTGAAAGAGGAAAGATTGTGAAAGTAGCTAATGGGTATGCAAGAAATTACTTAATACCCAAAAATATTGCTATTCCTAATACTCCTGCTAATAGAGCTCGGATTGAAGCAGAGAGAAAGTTTGAGGAAGTTAAATATAAGAAGATGGTAACATTGGCTAGTGAGATAAAGGAAAAGATTGAAGGGAAAGAGTTCAAGATTAAAGTGAAAGCAGGAAAGGATGGTAAATTATATGGTTCTGTGACGAAGCAGGATATTGTAGAGCTCTTAAGAAAAGAAGGTTACGAGATAGATAAGAAGGTTATAGAATTAGATGAGGCTATAAAAGAAACAGGTTCTTATCAAATACAACTCAATCTTTTAAAAGATGTAAAAACAAGTATTAACTTAATTGTAGAAGAAGATAACTCTTCTAAGGAGGAGGGAGATGATAGAAGTTAA
- a CDS encoding bifunctional nuclease family protein: MIEVKIAGIAIDRTSNTPVVLLRDVTEKKRVLPIWIGPFEAEAISQGLKNEKFKRPLTHDLILNVLKGLKVEISKVVVSGLKDDTYFAEIYLKKDNEIFKIDSRPSDSLALASKNKVPIYVKDEVMEKGGIRLDLDESKKFQDIRKYMEDIKPEDFGKFRM; the protein is encoded by the coding sequence ATGATAGAAGTTAAAATTGCAGGTATTGCAATTGATAGAACTTCGAACACTCCTGTAGTTCTTTTAAGGGACGTGACAGAGAAGAAGAGAGTTCTCCCAATTTGGATAGGACCTTTTGAAGCAGAAGCAATATCCCAAGGGTTAAAAAATGAGAAATTTAAAAGACCTTTAACCCATGATTTGATTTTAAATGTTTTAAAGGGTTTGAAGGTGGAAATTTCGAAGGTTGTAGTTTCCGGCTTGAAAGATGACACTTATTTTGCAGAAATTTATCTTAAAAAAGATAATGAAATTTTCAAGATAGATTCGCGGCCAAGCGATTCACTTGCTTTAGCTTCTAAGAATAAAGTCCCGATTTACGTCAAGGATGAAGTTATGGAAAAAGGGGGTATCAGACTGGATCTTGACGAAAGTAAAAAGTTCCAGGATATTAGAAAGTATATGGAGGATATTAAGCCAGAGGATTTTGGAAAATTCAGGATGTAG
- the dtd gene encoding D-aminoacyl-tRNA deacylase has translation MKVLIQRVLSSSVRLIKDGKIKEEVSIGKGLLLFVGIGKNDDEDKASFLAQKIFTLRIFENKGKFDLSLRDIKGEVLVVPQFTLYGDAEKGRRPDFTSAERPERAKKLFDFFCEEMSKYVLCKKGFFGEKMEVELINDGPVTLMVEK, from the coding sequence TTGAAAGTTCTTATCCAGAGAGTTCTTTCTTCTTCGGTTCGCCTAATTAAAGATGGAAAAATAAAAGAGGAAGTTTCTATTGGAAAGGGGCTTTTACTTTTTGTTGGAATAGGGAAAAATGATGATGAAGATAAAGCTTCCTTTCTGGCTCAGAAAATTTTTACTCTTAGAATTTTTGAAAATAAAGGGAAATTTGATTTATCGCTTAGAGATATAAAAGGAGAGGTTTTGGTAGTTCCGCAGTTTACCTTGTATGGAGATGCAGAAAAGGGAAGGAGGCCTGATTTTACTTCTGCAGAAAGACCAGAGAGAGCGAAGAAATTGTTTGATTTTTTTTGTGAAGAGATGAGTAAATATGTGTTGTGCAAAAAAGGATTTTTTGGAGAAAAGATGGAGGTAGAATTAATAAACGATGGGCCTGTTACTTTAATGGTGGAAAAATGA
- a CDS encoding DUF1732 domain-containing protein, translating to MKSMTAFVSGVKEFFGVNVRFELASYNSRFIDINLDLPEFLLPYRVNIYNAVKSKLSRGRIELQAYIEDGNFTDTIFYQKIMEEDLERLRKIKDKFNLKGDIDISLLMRFANEWGSFFRFNIKWEEIAPFLDNLLLELNEVKEREGEFIKRDLENKIKKFKEILDFILSQSGVEMEEKKEKIMKAIKRLNELDIQISYDDINFFAFKDIDEELVRLESHVDYFMELLKSNGAVGKKLKFLLQEMAREVNTIGSKAYTANIVHKVIDLKEILDELREQVENIE from the coding sequence ATGAAGTCAATGACAGCTTTTGTTTCTGGAGTAAAAGAATTTTTTGGAGTTAATGTAAGATTTGAGCTTGCTTCATATAATAGTAGATTTATAGATATTAATCTCGATTTGCCGGAATTTTTGCTACCTTATAGGGTGAATATATATAACGCAGTTAAAAGTAAGCTTTCTAGGGGGAGAATAGAACTTCAAGCTTATATTGAGGATGGTAATTTCACGGATACTATTTTTTATCAAAAAATTATGGAAGAAGATTTGGAGAGACTTAGAAAAATAAAAGATAAATTCAATTTGAAGGGAGATATTGATATTTCTCTTTTGATGAGGTTTGCTAATGAATGGGGAAGTTTTTTTAGATTTAATATAAAATGGGAAGAAATAGCACCATTTTTAGATAATCTTTTGTTGGAGCTTAATGAGGTTAAAGAAAGAGAAGGCGAGTTTATAAAAAGAGACCTTGAGAACAAAATAAAAAAATTTAAAGAAATCCTCGATTTTATATTGAGTCAGTCTGGGGTAGAGATGGAAGAGAAGAAGGAAAAAATTATGAAGGCAATCAAGAGATTAAACGAACTTGATATTCAAATTTCATATGATGATATTAATTTCTTTGCCTTTAAAGATATTGACGAGGAATTGGTTCGGTTGGAAAGTCATGTTGATTATTTTATGGAATTATTAAAGTCAAATGGGGCAGTGGGGAAAAAATTGAAATTTTTGTTGCAGGAAATGGCGAGGGAAGTGAATACCATAGGTTCTAAGGCTTATACAGCTAATATTGTCCATAAGGTTATTGATTTAAAAGAAATACTTGATGAGTTGCGAGAGCAGGTAGAGAATATAGAATAA
- the gmk gene encoding guanylate kinase, with product MVIIISGPSGAGKTTVCKELLKEDEKLLYSVSATTRGKRKGEKEGVDYYFISEEEFKKWKKEGRFLETAKVHNYYYGTLKDFIIKGEKEKKDILLDIDVKGKINVSKKIKNTVSIFLLPPTMEEAVKRIKKRNKEKEEEIKKRLETALYEIKEIKKFDYLVMNIDLKETVNIVKAIILAERHKVKNLKGG from the coding sequence ATGGTTATAATAATTTCTGGTCCATCAGGAGCTGGTAAAACCACTGTTTGTAAAGAGTTACTTAAGGAGGACGAGAAACTTCTCTATTCTGTTTCGGCAACTACAAGAGGGAAAAGAAAAGGTGAGAAGGAAGGTGTTGATTATTATTTTATTAGTGAGGAAGAATTTAAAAAATGGAAAAAGGAAGGAAGATTTTTAGAAACGGCGAAAGTCCATAATTATTATTATGGAACCTTAAAAGATTTTATAATAAAAGGAGAGAAAGAAAAAAAAGATATTTTGCTTGACATAGATGTAAAAGGTAAAATAAATGTTTCTAAGAAAATTAAAAATACTGTTTCAATTTTTCTCCTTCCTCCTACAATGGAAGAAGCGGTTAAAAGAATAAAAAAAAGAAACAAGGAGAAAGAAGAAGAAATAAAAAAGAGATTAGAAACGGCTTTATATGAGATAAAAGAAATAAAAAAATTTGATTATTTGGTTATGAATATAGATTTAAAAGAAACAGTAAATATTGTTAAGGCTATAATATTAGCGGAAAGACATAAAGTGAAAAACTTAAAAGGAGGTTAA